The following DNA comes from Peribacillus sp. FSL E2-0218.
CGGCGTCTTTCCGACCAACTCATGTATGTTTTGAAAGACCTTCATATTCGTACATCCTTTCATAGTTTCCCTACCAATTTAGTGAGTAATGAAACCAAAGAGTAATCAGCGGAGAATCTCACGCTGATCACTGCTCATTCATTTCATTTTCCCAACCATTTTCACGATCAGATCAGCTGAATGAAGCGCCGCCGTTTCCAGGAATTTATCAAAGGAAATATTGGACTCCTTACCTGCGATGTCCGAAAGGGAACGTATGATGACAAATGGTGTTTGGAATTGGTAGGCCACCTGTGCAATCGCTGCCGCTTCCATTTCCACGGCATATAGATCCGAGAATTTGCCTCTGACGAATTCAACCCTGACAGGATCATTCATGAACGAATCCCCCGTTACGATCAATCCTTTCGCCACTTGTATATCCTGGATTTCCTTTGCCGCTTCTTCTGCAAGGGCAAAAAGCTTCTCATCCGGAATGAAGGCAGCCGGCAGCTGAGGAACCTGGCCATACT
Coding sequences within:
- the mtnN gene encoding 5'-methylthioadenosine/S-adenosylhomocysteine nucleosidase encodes the protein MKVAIIGAMEEEVTILRDKLEGLEQVTIAGSEFNTGKLDGVEVILLKSGIGKVNAAMSTAVLLEKFKPDAIINTGSAGGYHPALNVGDVVISTEVRHHDVDVTVFGYEYGQVPQLPAAFIPDEKLFALAEEAAKEIQDIQVAKGLIVTGDSFMNDPVRVEFVRGKFSDLYAVEMEAAAIAQVAYQFQTPFVIIRSLSDIAGKESNISFDKFLETAALHSADLIVKMVGKMK